One stretch of Acropora muricata isolate sample 2 chromosome 12, ASM3666990v1, whole genome shotgun sequence DNA includes these proteins:
- the LOC136892377 gene encoding aladin-like — protein MSSLSVFPPPPAEGEITLCEFNAKLIAESSKTAKLSKYIPATQGLNYSSISLNNEGTRTSKSLSKSDSEWCPFVQTEESIYKKLLNVWQSKGFVELLSEIKKNKDEVPSWLWNLSGGTDAVLRWFSSLYGRIFPHLNLSREEMISVFSVVSSWETSPIRAFAWHPHVAKFAIAWQDDSVKVHTLSSDVVPLLKHKLQKAVSCISWRPLSGSVLVVGCDNGLFVWTVDPSSPAVRLGSSSVRHLSYPGHSPVVTLSWSPSGQLLVSGSPADSNLLVWDISLESATPLYRAGGGVTLTTWSPDERNVFAATPSSLFRVWETQSWTCDKWSNLAGACQAACWSPDGKILVFSVANESALYSLQFQDISDKQNNTSMSKGARLAVKCADLAPHTWEMEQGSVTIGGFVRSMAWDPLGERLAVIFKGETGEAQELVTVFKTRLTPTFEIMPSGFVRGPPNTVPELVTFQQNFKKGALLTVCWSDGSVSFIPFLFLPPSLAQSTSELESGALNFTDGMLSP, from the exons ATGTCTTCGCTCTCGGTCTTTCCCCCTCCTCCCGCAGAAGGAGAAATAACCTTGTGTGAATTTAATGCAAAACTCATCGCGGAAAGTTCAAAGACTGCAAAACTGTCGAAATATATTCCTGCTACGCAG GGACTTAACTACTCAAGTATTAGTCTGAACAATGAGGGCACAAGAACATCAAAGAGTCTGTCAAAATCTGATTCAGAATGGTGTCCATTTGTACAGACAGAAGAAAGTATTTATAAAAAGCTGCTTAATGTGTG GCAGTCAAAAGGATTTGTTGAACTTCTGagtgaaatcaagaaaaacaaagatgaag ttCCATCTTGGCTTTGGAATTTGAGTGGTGGCACTGATGCTGTTCTGCGGTGGTTTTCATCATTGTATGGCAGAATCTTCCCTCATTTGAAT ttatcAAGAGAAGAAATGATCAGTGTATTTTCTGTTGTTTCATCatg GGAAACCTCACCAATCAGAGCATTCGCATGGCACCCTCATGTTGCCAAATTTGCCATTGCCTGGCAG GATGATTCAGTGAAAGTGCATACATTATCAAG CGATGTTGTTCCTTTGCTGAAACACAAGCTGCAAAAAGCTGTGAGCTGTATTTCTTGGAG ACCCCTGTCAGGTTCTGTTTTAGTGGTTGGTTGTGACAATGGTTTGTTTGTGTGGACAGTTGATCCATCATCTCCAGCTGTTAG GTTAGGCAGCAGTTCAGTGCGACATCTCTCTTATCCAGGGCATTCTCCAGTGGTCACACTCTCGTGGAGTCCCAGTGGACAGTTGTTGGTGTCTGGCTCTCCAGCAGACAGCAATTTGTTG GTGTGGGACATCTCATTGGAGTCAGCCACTCCTTTATATAGAGCTGGTGGAGGAGTGACACTAACTACTTGGTCTCCAGATGAGAGAAATGTGTTTGCTGCTACACCCTCCAGTTTGTTCAG AGTTTGGGAGACCCAATCATGGACTTGTGATAAGTGGTCAAACTTGGCAGGTGCTTGTCAG GCAGCATGTTGGAGCCCGGATGGAAAAATTCTTGTGTTTTCTGTAGCAAATGAATCTGCTCTTTACTCATTGCAGTTTCAAGATATCA GTGACAAGCAAAATAACACATCCATGTCCAAGGGTGCTAGACTTGCTGTGAAATGTGCAGATTTAGCACCCCACACTTGGGAGATGGAACAAGGATCTGTGACAATTGGAGGATTTGTTCGGTCGATGGCTTGGGATCCTCTTGGAGAACGGCTTGCAGTTATATTTAAAG GAGAAACAGGAGAGGCTCAAGAACTAGTTACTGTCTTCAAAACAAGATTGACACCAACATTTGAAATAATGCCCAG TGGCTTTGTAAGAGGACCTCCAAATACTGTTCCAGAGCTTGTGACATTCCAGCAGAACTTCAAGAAAGGAGCACTTCTTACAGTT TGTTGGTCTGATGGCAGTGTATCTTTCATTCCATTCCTCTTTTTACCTCCATCACTTGCCCAATCTACTTCTGAACTTGAAAGTGGAGCGTTAAATTTTACAGATGGCATGCTCTCTCCGTAG
- the LOC136892378 gene encoding aquaporin-11-like codes for MGFHWSLATVLAGFVLGELLRIVLKRVLPKKFHPYAKELISTFQLSVCAFEINVVGKFYSAWVGLSCSFVLLTLKNTELILEGALANPCAIWEGVIDKKGYFFTRENVAKITCQVIGGILSFPFTQVIWQAKWSDFHEKQVERGLQSTLEVSLMYGFFIETVGTFITTMCDFLSRGPPLKNFNAVIRAASVVVVCYFLAETTGVWMNPALATAQTFVFCTRQEAIHEHLFVFWLGPTIGTLIAIQLKSLLSMPQPQKAKDKKTNERWNGNHLSGKTSKNEETNDGSEVRKRHTAKA; via the coding sequence ATGGGTTTCCATTGGTCACTAGCTACTGTTTTGGCTGGCTTTGTTTTAGGGGAGCTTTTGCGAATTGTATTGAAAAGAGTGCTTCCAAAAAAGTTCCATCCTTACGCGAAAGAGTTGATCTCGACGTTTCAGTTGTCCGTTTGCGCGTTCGAAATCAACGTTGTTGGAAAATTTTATAGCGCCTGGGTAGGCCTCAGCTGTTCCTTTGTCCTCTTGACGCTGAAAAATACAGAGTTGATTCTTGAAGGGGCGTTGGCAAATCCGTGTGCGATTTGGGAAGGTGTTATTGACAAGAAAGGGTACTTCTTCACAAGGGAGAACGTTGCGAAAATTACTTGCCAAGTTATTGGCGGTATTTTGAGCTTTCCGTTTACACAGGTGATTTGGCAGGCTAAATGGAGTGATTTTCACGAGAAGCAAGTGGAAAGAGGCCTTCAATCAACTCTCGAAGTCTCGCTCATGTACGGATTTTTCATTGAAACTGTTGGAACCTTTATCACAACAATGTGCGATTTCTTGTCACGAGGGCCGCCTCTGAAGAATTTTAACGCCGTGATTCGAGCTGCTAGCGTCGTTGTTGTTTGCTACTTTCTTGCTGAAACAACGGGAGTTTGGATGAATCCAGCGTTAGCCACTGCTCAAACGTTTGTCTTTTGCACGAGGCAAGAAGCTATCCATGAGCATTTGTTTGTGTTCTGGCTTGGTCCAACCATCGGGACTTTGATCGCTATTCAATTGAAATCGTTGCTATCAATGCCACAGCCACAGAAGGCAAAAGATAAGAAAACGAACGAACGATGGAATGGAAATCATTTATCGGGAAAGACAAGCAAAAACGAGGAGACGAATGATGGCAGCGAAGTTAGGAAAAGGCATACTGCAAAGGCTTAA